Genomic segment of Aerosakkonema funiforme FACHB-1375:
TCTCTAAATAAAAAAGTTGTTGTGTGCTGTTAATTAAACCAACTATTCTTTTAGCCTCGGCTGATTTAGTTGGGTCTACGTTAGCGATCGCACTTGCTTGGGGAGTCGGAGTAGGAGAAGCGGTCGCACTTGCTTGGGGAGTCGGAGAAGCAGTCGCGATCGCACTTGGTTGTGCAGCCGGAGAAGCAGTCGCGATCGCACTTGCTTGCGGCGTCGGCGAAGTTATTTGTAAATTTACTTGCGTAGTAGGAGAAGAACTTTTCGCAATCAACGATTGCAGTTGCCGATAACTATATATTTGAGTACCTAGCAAAGCTAAAATTCCAGCGACAACAAACCAAATCCAGTTAGGTTTCAGCTTATTCTTATTTGCCACTATAGTAGAGCCAATCTCATGATGCTTTTGAGATTGAGTGTGTTCTATAACGGTAGAAGTTGAATTACTTTTTACCAGCTTGGTAGAGATTTGAGATGGCGTTTTCCGCCCAGAAATAGGAGTTGATTTCTTTGTCCCCACCTGAGTAGAGATTTGAGATGGCGTCTTCCTTCCAGAATTAGGTATTTGGGTGGGAGTTCTCGTCACCATAGTGGAAGCCATCATACCCGAAGCATAACTGCTCAAATTTTTCAGATCCCCAAGAGCTGAAGTAGCAGACTCATAACGCTGACGGAAATCATAACGCACCATTTTATCTAAAACATATGCCAAACCAGGACTGACCTGTGCCCACTCCCGCCAAATAATTTCATCCGTATTGGCATCTTTTTTAAGTTTTTTGGGATCTAAACCTGTAAGCGCTTGGATACCAATCATTCCCACCGCGTAGATATCGCTACAAAAACGCGGATTCCCTGCAAATTGTTCGTTTGGCATATACCCAGGCGAGCCTACTGTAACCGTCATAGTTGTATGACAGTGCCCGTCTACCGTGGTAGTGCTGATTTCTTTTACCGCCCCAAAGTCAATCAAAACAATCTTGTTATCGTGCTTGCGTCTAATTAAATTTGAAGGCTTAATATCGCGGTGAATCACCCGCTGCTGATGGACAAATTCTAATATCTTGAGGATATCCTGTAAGATACTAACAACAAAATCTTCATCCAACTGGTGACCTGGGAGTATTTCATCACACAAACTATTACCTTCAACATATTCCTGAACTAAATAAAATTCTTCATTTTCTTCAAAGTGAGCGAAAAGCTGGGGAATTTGGTCGTGTTTTCCCAGCTTGTACAAAACTTCCGCTTCTGTATCGAACAAACGCCTTGCTATCTGTAGAGTTGGGATATCCGTAGTTTTAGGTTTGAACTGCTTGACGACACAGTGAGGTTTACCCGGTAGATGGCTATCTTCAGCCAAATAAGTCTTACCGAAACCCCCACATCCCAGCCCTCTAATAATTTGGTAGCGCCCACCGAGAATGTTTGCCGACATGACATTAATATTTGTTGCGTAAGGATGACGATCGCACTCAAACCAGATAAGGCTTTAGCCCATAGCACCCACATAATTAATATCAATTTTGGCACAGCCCGATCGATAACAGCACTACCCTGTCCAACTCTCCAGACCGGGCGATGTCTTATTCAGCATTTTAATTGCCTTACCAAGGACTGCCAATCATCGTAAAAGCAGCCCAATAGAAAGGATGCTTAAAATTTCTTGTTCCCGAAGGTGCTAATTTGGGTGGCAGAACCATCCCATCTCCCAGCATGGGCCCGCGCAATTTACCACCCTCGAAAACCACTTGTCCTCGCAGCATAGCTATCTGCGACTGCCGCAACGCTTCAGCCTTAATTGGCGCTACCCTCAACTGCTGGTAAAATTCAGTCATCAACGCCAAAGTTCCCTCATCGCTAACACTCCACAAACTAGCCAGCGCCGACTTCACGCCGCTATTCACCGCTAATCCCGCAAACCCCATTTCCGCATCTTTATCGCCCACCGCCGTGCGGCAAGCACTCAACACCAACAATTCCACCGGTGGATTATTCCACTGCAACTGTCTCATCTTATCCAGCGTTAATTTATTATCCCAAAACTGAATATAAGAGTTTTCCGGTGCCCCAGACTTGAACTCTGCATGAGTTGCCAAGTGAACAATTCCAAATGGCTGCGAAGCGCGTTGCGACCTGAGATTATCTAAGGTAAATTCTTGATTTAAAAATTGTTTACCCCGCCAAGAACCCGGCCAAATAACACCAGAAAGATCTTGCATAATAGCAGCCAACTCCACAGGCACAGCAGCTAAGGGAGCTTGTTCTTTAAATTGCGACGCTCCCATTGCCAAAATTGGTAAATTCTTCACGTCTTTATAAACGGGATCGGTCATATTAAAAGCAGGGATAAGACCGATGCTGTACTTTTCTACCAGAAATTGTTGTCCGTCGTGTAAAGTTGCCAGGGGTAAGCTACGCAGACCGCCACCCATACAGAAAATTAAATTATCGATTTTATTAGCTTCAAGTTCAGCCGACAGCGGGGCAACAATCCATTGATAGAGTTGTTGAGCAGGAGCCAAGTAACTCGTTGTATTCAGTTTTGTGAAGTCCGTGATTTCCTGAGTCAACTGTTTCGCTACGTTCTGCAAAGTTTCGGTATTAGCTGTCGTTACACTCTTCCGAATCGGTTTTTTTTGGGGCATCACTAACACCAATTCCAATGTATTAGGTGTTGGAACTGCGTAGATCAAGGCAGTTTTTTTTCCAGTTTGAGCGGCGAGTTTTCCTAAAGTAGCTGCGATCTCTTCAGACCCCATTGACGTGTCAGAGAGATTCGTTTTAAAATAATTTTCATAATCGCTTTGCCAAGTTTTCTCAATTGTGCCAACAGCCTCCTCATTCGACTTAACTTGCTGAAGGGCTTGTCCCAAGTTGGGAGGGGTAGCCGATCGCACAGGCGCATTTTCTGGGCTGTTTTCCGAAATCGGGGTAATACCTTCCTCGACAGGAGTCTTGCTCAGGTATTCATTCATATCTATATATATGGGCTCCTGAGAAGCTTGCGATTCCCCTCTGGTAATTGGGCCATTGGCAGCCCTAACCCGGATATCAAATAGCTCTTGCAAAACTTGGTTGGGATCGTCCCTTTCTTCCAGAGTGAATAATACCTGACTACAACCGCTCCCAGGACTTTGAGCAACGCACACTACCGGTTGGCGGTTGACTGTGCCAGTGGTGATATAGTTGAGCGTTCCATTGTCGTAGTAAGTCTGAAATCTTTTGGAAACCTCGACGCATCGGCTCGCAGGAGTGTAGCCTGTACCGCTAAAATAGGTAGATACCCACCTAATTATCGGAACGTCCCCACGCGAGGTGCGAGCAACAGTCGCTGGAGTATCTTTTATAGTACCGCAGAAGAAGGTCGCGCTTTCAGCAGAGCCAATCTTGCTGCTGGTAGCCGTGCAACCCAGCACAAACGTAAATGCAGCAAATAATTGGACAATAAACTTAATTTTCATAGAGTATATCCAACCTCCTCAAACTCTCAATAGAGGGTAAGATCTGTATCTAGATGTGGAAAGAAGCCATCTGTACTTTCGAGCTGAGCAGGTAAAACCAGATCTCGCAATTGCTGATGTGCGTCCGAGCCACAAAAGTAGCTGGCAACAGCATGAAAGCGTTGAGCGGCTTTTTTTTACTCTAATTGTATGACCTGGAAGCTCAATCCTTCATTAGAGGGATCGTAATTATCCTTGCCCCTGCTTCCAACTTAAAGTCTGAGAATCTGGGGTTGTAGGGGGATAGAATCCTCTGCCATTTTCTGTCTCGACCAGGCTACTATTAGGTATTAAAGCAGAAACGATATTATACCGCCTCAGCTCTTTCAGTGAATTCCTCAGTTTCATCCTGAACGACTAGACACCTCTTTGAAAGACATTGATGTAGACGCAAACTCTCAAAGTTTCTACACAGTTTATCTAAACCAAACTTTCAAGTGGTGTCTTCATATCGGCGAAGCACATACGACGGGCTGCGTTCTCTAGCAATATCAAATCTGACGAAACATTACCGGGGTCTTATGCCAAGAGTCCTGTTGAACACCGAAGCGAGTCACCCAATGTTGGGTAATTTATTAGACGAGCGTTACCAAATAGTTCAAGTTTTAAGTGCCGGAACATTTGGAAGAACGTACATTGCCGAAGATGCTAAATTACCGGGTAATCCTAAATGCCTAATTAAGCATCTCAAACCTGCTAGTAACGATCCCAACTACTTGCAAACCGTCAGACATCTGTTTCTCAACGAAGCAGAGACTTTGAAACGGTTGGGCGAACACGATCGCATTCCGCAAGTGCTAGCTTACTTTGAAGACGACCAAGGATTTTACTTGGTGCAAGAGTTTATCGAAGGACAGCCTCTGAGTACTTTACTGCCAACTAGCCTACGCTGCGGCAAACGCTGGCAAGAAAAACAAGTTATTCAGTTGCTAGAAGAAGTATCAAGCATACTAGAATTTGTTCACAGTCAGGACATTATTCATTGCGATATCAAGCCAAACAATATAATTAAACGCGCCTCAGACGGCAAATATTGTTTGATTGAATTTGGCTCGCTTCAGCCGATAAGGACGCCAGCAGTTAACGTTGAAGAACAGGCAGAAATTACTTTTCCTCTCGAATCGGCAGGGTATGTACCGCCAGAACAACTGGCATATCACCCACAGCCAAATAGCGATATTTATGCGTTAGGCACGATCGCTATTCAAGCACTGACGGGAATGTATCCGGCGCTGTTGCAAATAGATGGGAATTTGGCTAGCTGGCAGCAACAAGTAAAAGTGAGCGATCGACTGGTTTCTGTAGTAAACCAAATGGTACGCCTTAACTACAAAGAGCGCTACCAAATGGCGACAGAAGTTATCCAAGCTCTTCAGGATTCGGGCAGCGGTAGCCAGACAACAGAATTTGTCAGTAGCGGTGTTGGTGCGATCGGCTCAGAAAAGCTAAATATTACCTTTAAGTCATTGCCGCCAAAATCCCCAACTATATCCCCAACTATATCCCCAACTATAATTGAGGAGTCAAAAGTTGCGGAAAACTCTATTGGTGCGATCGCCTCAGAAACTCTTGAAATCCCGTTAACCTTATTCCCGCCAGATTCAGAAACCAAAACAGCAGATTCAGAACAAATTCAATACTCTGCTGAAAACGCTGTTTCCGAATCTTCGCCTTTAGAATCCCTCATATTTGTAATGCCTCAAACGCAACTTTATGAGGCAACATCCACCCCAGATGCTACAGATGCAACGGACTCACCCCCTAAGCCGCAAAAGAGCAAACCTGGTTTTAAATTACCAAAAATCCCTCCTATAGTGGCTTTATTTGGTGTCGGTATGGCGATGAATGCTTTGGCTGCAATGGCTGGATACATTTATATGTCCCAACCCGATCCCACTCAATTTAAACAATTGGATTCAATCATTGACCAAGTACAGTGGGAAGAAGGAGCTAAAAAAGTTTGTCAGATTCCTTATATCTGTTTTTGGGAAAAGAAACAACAGCCTAATGTTCGAGGAAAGGCGCAAACATCTGTAGAAGTTTACCAATTACGGAAAAAAGCCTTTGCCTTGGCTGAAAAGAAAGACTTTGCTGGTGCGGTGAAACTTCTGGAAGAAATTTCTCCCCAAACACCAGAATACTCTAAAGTTAAAGCTAAGATCGCTGAATATAAGCAAAAGCAGCGGGTTAAGCAAGCTGTGGAAAAGTCTGGCGGTGCAAAAATGGCGAGTAAGTCCACGAGATAATTAATGAACAATGAACAATTGACAATTAAAAACTAATTGTTAATTGTTCATTGTTACAATGGGTGATTCTGTCTGCGCTAACAACCTTCCCCGTGAAATTACATAACGTACAGTCGCTCGACGACGAATCGCATCATAGCGACTATCAGCATCCAACACAATCAAATTTGCAGGCTTCCCCACCTCAATTCCATAGCTATCTTGCAGATGTAAAGTTTTTGCTCCATGCAGTGTCACCATATCAAAACAAGCATCTATTTCAGACATCCCCGTCATCTGACAAATGTGAACCGCCATGTGCGCCACTTCCAGCATATTTCCCGTCCCCAAACTATACCAGGGATCTTGGATACAATCGTGTCCCAAACTCACATTCAATCCAGCTTGCCACAATTCTTTCACTCGCGTCACACCTCGGCGTTTGGGATAAGTATCGGTGCGCCCTTGTAAGGTAATATTAATTAAAGGATTGGCGATGAAATTGATTTGCGATCGCATTAACAAACCCATCAACTTTAAGGCATAAGCATTGTTATAAGAAGCAAACGCAGTTGTATGACTCGCGGTTACTCTTTCTCCCAAACCAGAACGAATCGCACAAGCCGCCACAACTTCTAAAAAGCGCGACTCGTCATCATCAATTTCATCGCAGTGAATATCAATTAACCGATTATATTTTGCCGCTAATTCAAATATCCGATGTACCGATTTTACCCCATCTTCGCGGGTAAACTCATAGTGAGGAATTCCACCCACCGCATCCGCACCCAATTTTAGCGCTTCTTCCAATAATTCTTCATTTTTAGGACTACCGTAAACCCCATCTTGAGGAAAAGCCACCACTTGCAAAGTTATCCAATCTTTGACCGACTCTCGCACTGCTAGCAAACCTTGCAATGCAGTTAAAGAGTCTTCACTCACATCTGCATGACTGCGTACAAATAAAATACCTTGAGATGCTTGTAATTTGAGCGCTTCTATTGCCCGTTTTTTCACATCATCCAGCGTCAAACTTTGCTTGCGTTCTCTCCAAATTTCAATTCCTTCAAACAAAGTTCCGCTTTCATTCCATCGCGGTTCGCCTGCTGTCAGCGCTGAATCCAAATGAATATGGGACTCCACGAAAGGGGGACTGACTAATTTTCCTTGGATATCCAGTTCCAGCTGCGCTGGTTCGCTGAGATGGGGTGCGATCGCGCCAATTTTACCATCTCGAATCCCAATATCGACTTCCCGATCCTGCAAACGACACCGACGCAGTAATATATCCCAGGATAATAGCGACATAAATATTCCTTTCTGGTTTATCCAACAAATCCATACAGGAATTGTGAACTACCCCACCGTATAGACGGATGGGGCTTCTGAATTCACAGGGGAATGCCTCAAGACAGACTTACGCCCAGATGAAGGACTTACTTCCCCTCCTTCAGCAGCAGTCCTGGTTCCCAAGACCGATAACTGTCTGATACCTTCTGCTCTAATATTTGTTGCAGCGTTTTCATCTCTATCGTGGTGTGTGCCGCAGCTTGGACAAGTCCACTCTCTAATATCTAGTGGCATTTCTGACATCTGATAGAGACAGTTTGAGCAGGTTTTAGAGCTAGGAAACCATCGATCAATTTCAACTAATAAACCACCTTTCAACTTGAGTTTATAGTCTAAAAAATTGATGAAAGTTCCCCACCCCACATCAGCAATAGCTTGAGCTAGGTTGTGATTGCGAACCATGCCCTTGACGTTGAGGTTTTCGACTACTACCACTTGGTTATCATTGACGATTTTCTTGGATAATTTATGCAGAAAATCTTGACGGGCATTGCTAATACGTTCGTGAACTTTAGCCACAAGCTTTCGTGCTTTTTCTCTAGATTTGCTGCCTTTTTTCTGGCGAGCTAATTTAGTCTGTTTTCTGGCTAAGTTTTTTTCATGTTTTTTGATATGTCTAGGGTTGGCAAATTTCGATGTCTTATTTCCATCGTGCGTAACACAGAAGTCTTTGAGTCCCAAATCAATGCCAATCACTTTACCTGTAACAACCACTTCTGGGGTTTCTAGCGAGGTATCAAACAATAACGAAGCATAGTATTTTCCTGTGGAAGCTTTAGTAACAGTTACAGTTTTCAGCTGTCCCGCAAATAATCGATGAATTGAGGCTTTAATTATCCCAACTTGAGGGATTTTTATTCCCCTCTCAAGGATTTGGCAATTTTGAGGATATTGACAAGATTGTTTCCCGTGATAAGACTTGAATCTAGGATATTTAGCTCGCTTCTCAAAAAAGTTTTTGAAAGCTTTAGTTAAGTGCAGAGTTGTTGACTGCAACACCTGAGAATAACATTCCCCTAGCCATGCCGTATCTTCTGCTTTTTTGAGCTTGGGTAAAACCTTGTTGAGGGCTATTTGAGTAAGTCCCTTTCCTGTTTCCTTGTAAGTTTCATTGCATAGATTCAAAGCGTAATTCCACCACCATCTTGCACACCCCATTACTTGACTAAGCTTTTGGGATTGCTCAGATGTTGGGTAAATTCGGACTTTGATGGCTCTATACAATGGTTTCAGGTGAACTATGGTTTACAGTAAATATTGTAGCACAAGATAACAGAAAGTAGAGGCTACGCCGTTTTTTTATTGGTCGGGCATTCATCCCCACCGTATAGACAGATGGGGAATTCTGCCCGACATTTGAGTTAAACCCTACCGCAACCTGGAACTACTCTCTATGTAGGAACCCGGTTTCTTGAACAAGACCCTCCTCATTTTTTTGATTTGTTGGGTTTCCTAAGCAGAAACCGGGTTTCTTGAAGAAACCCGGTTTCTTTCCGTCAGTTTTTAATTTGCTATTCGGAAATATTATTTGCTACTCCGACTTCCCTCGCCGAACGGATCAACATAGCTTTTTGACGGTTCTCCATTGACCGCTGATGATTCAGCATCAGGGAACGAGCTCTTTGTTCAACTGCGCGGTTGTTGGATTCGTAGTTAATAGCGCTCATGTTTTCGCCTCCAAAAGTACAAACGTAGTGAATTGAGGCGCGTTCCTTCGGGATTGCTCCCTACTTCCGTCTCCTCACTGCATCTAACCGTCGATCGGCGTCTACCTGAAGAGATGAACGATTTATTTCTGTATTTATTGTTACCGTTTTTCCGATAAATGTCAAGTGCTACATAAAACTTTACAATCAAGCTCAATTCAATCCTAGATAAACTGCCACAGTCGTTGGTTTAAA
This window contains:
- a CDS encoding protein kinase domain-containing protein — encoded protein: MSANILGGRYQIIRGLGCGGFGKTYLAEDSHLPGKPHCVVKQFKPKTTDIPTLQIARRLFDTEAEVLYKLGKHDQIPQLFAHFEENEEFYLVQEYVEGNSLCDEILPGHQLDEDFVVSILQDILKILEFVHQQRVIHRDIKPSNLIRRKHDNKIVLIDFGAVKEISTTTVDGHCHTTMTVTVGSPGYMPNEQFAGNPRFCSDIYAVGMIGIQALTGLDPKKLKKDANTDEIIWREWAQVSPGLAYVLDKMVRYDFRQRYESATSALGDLKNLSSYASGMMASTMVTRTPTQIPNSGRKTPSQISTQVGTKKSTPISGRKTPSQISTKLVKSNSTSTVIEHTQSQKHHEIGSTIVANKNKLKPNWIWFVVAGILALLGTQIYSYRQLQSLIAKSSSPTTQVNLQITSPTPQASAIATASPAAQPSAIATASPTPQASATASPTPTPQASAIANVDPTKSAEAKRIVGLINSTQQLFYLENSRFASTWQDLKLNIESRTEDYDYEIIWADRSKALVTATAKKLGLKSYSGVVSMQGETVVDKICETNEPSTAPPRIPQAFGKDFQCPYGSTGVSGLL
- a CDS encoding CHAT domain-containing protein, with the protein product MKIKFIVQLFAAFTFVLGCTATSSKIGSAESATFFCGTIKDTPATVARTSRGDVPIIRWVSTYFSGTGYTPASRCVEVSKRFQTYYDNGTLNYITTGTVNRQPVVCVAQSPGSGCSQVLFTLEERDDPNQVLQELFDIRVRAANGPITRGESQASQEPIYIDMNEYLSKTPVEEGITPISENSPENAPVRSATPPNLGQALQQVKSNEEAVGTIEKTWQSDYENYFKTNLSDTSMGSEEIAATLGKLAAQTGKKTALIYAVPTPNTLELVLVMPQKKPIRKSVTTANTETLQNVAKQLTQEITDFTKLNTTSYLAPAQQLYQWIVAPLSAELEANKIDNLIFCMGGGLRSLPLATLHDGQQFLVEKYSIGLIPAFNMTDPVYKDVKNLPILAMGASQFKEQAPLAAVPVELAAIMQDLSGVIWPGSWRGKQFLNQEFTLDNLRSQRASQPFGIVHLATHAEFKSGAPENSYIQFWDNKLTLDKMRQLQWNNPPVELLVLSACRTAVGDKDAEMGFAGLAVNSGVKSALASLWSVSDEGTLALMTEFYQQLRVAPIKAEALRQSQIAMLRGQVVFEGGKLRGPMLGDGMVLPPKLAPSGTRNFKHPFYWAAFTMIGSPW
- a CDS encoding serine/threonine-protein kinase — encoded protein: MPRVLLNTEASHPMLGNLLDERYQIVQVLSAGTFGRTYIAEDAKLPGNPKCLIKHLKPASNDPNYLQTVRHLFLNEAETLKRLGEHDRIPQVLAYFEDDQGFYLVQEFIEGQPLSTLLPTSLRCGKRWQEKQVIQLLEEVSSILEFVHSQDIIHCDIKPNNIIKRASDGKYCLIEFGSLQPIRTPAVNVEEQAEITFPLESAGYVPPEQLAYHPQPNSDIYALGTIAIQALTGMYPALLQIDGNLASWQQQVKVSDRLVSVVNQMVRLNYKERYQMATEVIQALQDSGSGSQTTEFVSSGVGAIGSEKLNITFKSLPPKSPTISPTISPTIIEESKVAENSIGAIASETLEIPLTLFPPDSETKTADSEQIQYSAENAVSESSPLESLIFVMPQTQLYEATSTPDATDATDSPPKPQKSKPGFKLPKIPPIVALFGVGMAMNALAAMAGYIYMSQPDPTQFKQLDSIIDQVQWEEGAKKVCQIPYICFWEKKQQPNVRGKAQTSVEVYQLRKKAFALAEKKDFAGAVKLLEEISPQTPEYSKVKAKIAEYKQKQRVKQAVEKSGGAKMASKSTR
- the codA gene encoding cytosine deaminase; the protein is MSLLSWDILLRRCRLQDREVDIGIRDGKIGAIAPHLSEPAQLELDIQGKLVSPPFVESHIHLDSALTAGEPRWNESGTLFEGIEIWRERKQSLTLDDVKKRAIEALKLQASQGILFVRSHADVSEDSLTALQGLLAVRESVKDWITLQVVAFPQDGVYGSPKNEELLEEALKLGADAVGGIPHYEFTREDGVKSVHRIFELAAKYNRLIDIHCDEIDDDESRFLEVVAACAIRSGLGERVTASHTTAFASYNNAYALKLMGLLMRSQINFIANPLINITLQGRTDTYPKRRGVTRVKELWQAGLNVSLGHDCIQDPWYSLGTGNMLEVAHMAVHICQMTGMSEIDACFDMVTLHGAKTLHLQDSYGIEVGKPANLIVLDADSRYDAIRRRATVRYVISRGRLLAQTESPIVTMNN
- a CDS encoding RNA-guided endonuclease InsQ/TnpB family protein; this translates as MYRAIKVRIYPTSEQSQKLSQVMGCARWWWNYALNLCNETYKETGKGLTQIALNKVLPKLKKAEDTAWLGECYSQVLQSTTLHLTKAFKNFFEKRAKYPRFKSYHGKQSCQYPQNCQILERGIKIPQVGIIKASIHRLFAGQLKTVTVTKASTGKYYASLLFDTSLETPEVVVTGKVIGIDLGLKDFCVTHDGNKTSKFANPRHIKKHEKNLARKQTKLARQKKGSKSREKARKLVAKVHERISNARQDFLHKLSKKIVNDNQVVVVENLNVKGMVRNHNLAQAIADVGWGTFINFLDYKLKLKGGLLVEIDRWFPSSKTCSNCLYQMSEMPLDIREWTCPSCGTHHDRDENAATNIRAEGIRQLSVLGTRTAAEGGEVSPSSGRKSVLRHSPVNSEAPSVYTVG